In Opitutaceae bacterium, the sequence CGCGCCCGTCCCCGGCGCGCCGTGCGCCTCGCGGTCGCGCCGGTCATGGCTGCGACGCGGCGCATCCTCACGACCGTCCGCTCGCGGGCGCGGCTCGTGTTTTTCCTGCGCCCATTGGGTTCCGAAGCTGAACCCTTGGAGCTGGCTCAGATCGAGTTTGTTGAAATCCTTTTTGGAAGGATTCTCGGTGGATGGCTTTTCGTCCATGACGGAGGTCGGGCGGGGATGTGCCCGCGTGGTTTGCGTGTAGGAGGCCCAGTCTCCACGGGCCCAAGGGTGTGGCAAGCGCTTTCCCTGCGGGGAAAATCAGCATCTGGCCGGATGCAACCCTCGATCAGACACCTCTCCCTTTCCTCAGGCAGGGGCGTCCAACGGCGGGCTGTCCGCGGAGGAATCCATCGGTGGAATCATAAGCGCCAGAAGATCCTTCTCCGCAGTCTCGCAGATGGTCTCGAGGGGCAGGTCGTTGCGGTCCCCGCCAAAAGGATTTTCGATCTCAACCCCGATTTCGTCGATTCCCATGAGAATGTAGGCGCTCAAAAGCGTGTAAAGGATGGTCATCCAACCAAAGGATCCCACCAGCGCGAAAGGCAGCGTCAGGAGGTAAAGGACAAGGGCCCTGCGGAGGTGAACCACATAGGCGAACGGCAGCGGCGTGTTCTTGATGCGCTCGCACTCTCCAATCTGCTCGAGCAGACTACGGACCATGCCATCAATGGCAATCACCGCGCGTTCCGCAAACGTTCCCGCGGGACGATTCTCAACCAGGGGCGCGGTGATTCGCATCGCCACGGCGGTGGGCACATGGGGGGCGGAAAGCACCCCCTCCACCTCCGCCGCCGGCAATCGCCGCACCATCGGCCCAAGTCCGCGGCCTCCGCGCAGCGAGTGCATGCACGCGTAGGGGAAGGCTGCGGTCCACAGGATGACCGCATTGCTGAGCGCCGGATGCCCCCCGAGCAGGGTGCGGGAGGAGCGCGCAATGTTGCGGCTTTCGTTCAGGATCCGAGCCCACGACTTCCGCCCCTCCCAATAGCGGTCATACGAGGAGTTCGTGCGAAACACCAGCAGCAGTCCGAGGGCGACACCGATCAATGCATGCACCGTTGGAGGAATCTCAATGTGCCGCACATACCGATGCAGCGCCACCACACAAACGCTCCAGGCAACAACCACTCCAACGCGCAGAAATACCTTCGGGGAAATCGTGCCGCGAATCGCGAAAATCTGCGAGGACCAGCGATTCGGATCGTAGCTAATCATGCCGTGAATCTTGGGGTGCCATCCATTTCAGATGCATTCCCGCCTCCACGTAAAGTTAGAAGTGAAACTTCCCATATGTTTCATTCTCATCATCAATAATTTACACTAGCAATAGCCGGACGGTCAGCGCGCGGGGTCAGCGCCACTCGTGGCGTGGATACCGGCGCGAGAGCTCCGCCTTCACCTGGGGATACATCTCCCTCCAGAAACGAGTGAGGTCATCCGTGATCTGGATCGGCCGGTGGTTCGGAGCCAGCACCTCGATCTTCACGGGAATCCGCCCATTGCCAACCGTGAAGGCGCCATCAACTCCATAGAGCTCCTGTATTCGTGCACTCAATACAGGCGGTCCCTCCGGCGGGTACGTCAGGCGCGACTTCCGCCCATTGGCCATCACCAGCCGCTCCGGCAGGTAGAGATCGAGGACTGCAAGCTGTTCAGCCGTGAGCCATTCCCGCAGCACGGGCATGACGGGTTTCTCCTTCACGGCTCGGGCCCCGCGCTCTCCATGGCAGATCTGCTCGATCAGTGTTACCCGGTCCTCCGGGCGTATCGGGTTGACCTCAAGTTCCGGAAACCATCCGGCCAGGCGGTTCACGCGCGTGATCCACTGCTCGACTGAATCATCCCACGCCTCGATCTTGATGCGTCCCTCAACAACCTCGCGGGCGAGCAGCACGGCCGCCTCGGTCAACGGTGCGTCGTCAGTGCTCGACTTTGCTTCCAATACAAGATCGCGAAACCGCTTCTCCCTCCGCGCGACTACACGCTTCATCTGGGAGTCGTAGACAACACCCTTCGTCTCCCGGAGGTCTCCGGGAAAGACCTCTGCAAGCCAGGACTCCTCCACGGCAGTGGCGAGCGACAGCAGCACATTCACCTCGCCCCCGCGGCCCTCGATCTCGCTCACATCCGCGGCAACCAGCAGTGGTGCCTTCTGCACCGCGCTCTCCCTCGCCAGCACGCCCCTGCGGGCGTGCACGAGTTCGCAGCGCAGCGTGCCGGCATCCAGGCGCCTCGCGACCTGATCCGAAAATCCAGCCAGCACGCACTTGCGCACGGCGACTCCATCGAGGCCATGCTCCGCAGTATCCAGCCCTTCCCTGGACGCGATTTCCAGAAACTGCTCAAAGTGCGGACCCACCTGTCGTGCAGCCTGCGCATGAATGCCGATGCGCCGGCAGGCATCCACGCTGAATCCCGCGCTCTCGGCGTGCCGCCAGGCGCGCATCAACAAAAAGAAATCGCTCTCAGCCTCCTCGCCCAGCGCATCCTCCCTTGCCTCCTCCACTTCCCTCGCGACTCCACGCAGAAGAAAGTTCCGCCCCTGCGTCAGAGCCGCCATGAGCGCCACCGATCGCACGCAACCGCGCCGGTCCGCCTCAAGCAGCATGCGCGCGTAGCGGGGATGAGCGGGAAAGCGCAGCATCTTTCTTCCGATCTCGGAAATGCCAGCGCGCGATGCTGAACCTCCGTCGTTCCCGTCCTCACACGGCATCAGCGCCCCAAGGTCCGCCAGAAGGCTCTCTGCTCTCGCCAGCGCCTTCGCGTCCGGTTTCTCAAGCCAGGGAAAATTCGCCACATCATCCACGCCGCCGGCCTTCAATGCCAGCACCACCTCCGCAAGATCCAGCCGCTTGACCTCCGGCAGCTCCTGCCGCGGCCGCAGCGCATGCTCCCGCTCGGTCCAGAGTCGCACGCACAATCCGGGCGCCAGGCGCCCCGCGCGCCCCGCACGCTGGTCCGCGCTTGCCGCCGAAATCTTCTCTATCAGCAGCGTGTTGATCCCTCGATTCGCATCAAACCGCGCCATGCGCGCGAGTCCGCTGTCGACCACCGCCGTGACACCCTCGATGGTCAGCGAGGTCTCCGCGACATTGGTGGAGACGATGATCTTCCGGGTCTGCGACGGCGCGACGGCGCGGTCCTGAGCCTCCGCCGACAACTCCCCATGAAGCGGAACAGCGATGAAATCACGCAGCAGGCGCGAGCCGCCTAGCGCCTGGATCGTGCGGTTGATCTCGTATGCCCCGGGCATGAACACAAGCAGGTCCCCCGGCGTCCTGTCCGCGATGCGCTCACACTGCTCCCGCGCCACCTCCCAGACCGGATGCTGGTCGAAATTGACCGACCGCTCCAGGTACTCGATCGAAACCGGGAAACTTCTTCCCTCCGAGGAAAGCACCTCGCAGGGGGCGAGGTGCGCGCGAAGCATGCCGGCGTCGAGCGTCGCCGACATGACGATGAGCTTCAGGTCGGGGCGTGCGTCCCTCTGGATCTGCAGTGCGCGCGCCAGTGAAATGTCGCCGT encodes:
- the hrpB gene encoding ATP-dependent helicase HrpB, coding for MSARDLPVYELESSLVAALRTNGRLIVQAPTGSGKSTQIPQMLLRHGFAGERGEIVVLQPRRLATRMLAARVARELGDSLGGVVGYQIRLDARTSARTRIRFVTEGVLLRQMSFDSGLRGVDVIVFDEFHERHLHGDISLARALQIQRDARPDLKLIVMSATLDAGMLRAHLAPCEVLSSEGRSFPVSIEYLERSVNFDQHPVWEVAREQCERIADRTPGDLLVFMPGAYEINRTIQALGGSRLLRDFIAVPLHGELSAEAQDRAVAPSQTRKIIVSTNVAETSLTIEGVTAVVDSGLARMARFDANRGINTLLIEKISAASADQRAGRAGRLAPGLCVRLWTEREHALRPRQELPEVKRLDLAEVVLALKAGGVDDVANFPWLEKPDAKALARAESLLADLGALMPCEDGNDGGSASRAGISEIGRKMLRFPAHPRYARMLLEADRRGCVRSVALMAALTQGRNFLLRGVAREVEEAREDALGEEAESDFFLLMRAWRHAESAGFSVDACRRIGIHAQAARQVGPHFEQFLEIASREGLDTAEHGLDGVAVRKCVLAGFSDQVARRLDAGTLRCELVHARRGVLARESAVQKAPLLVAADVSEIEGRGGEVNVLLSLATAVEESWLAEVFPGDLRETKGVVYDSQMKRVVARREKRFRDLVLEAKSSTDDAPLTEAAVLLAREVVEGRIKIEAWDDSVEQWITRVNRLAGWFPELEVNPIRPEDRVTLIEQICHGERGARAVKEKPVMPVLREWLTAEQLAVLDLYLPERLVMANGRKSRLTYPPEGPPVLSARIQELYGVDGAFTVGNGRIPVKIEVLAPNHRPIQITDDLTRFWREMYPQVKAELSRRYPRHEWR